CCTCCGGGCGCACAGGCTGATACTTATTACAAAGAGCAGTATGGCACGTTCGGCCAGCTTTATTATTTGCTCGGGTTTCATCATTTATATGGCTCTTGGTGGTATTTGCTGCTCATTGCCTCGATCGGCATTTCACTCGTGATTTGCAGCCTTGACCGGGTCATTCCGTTGTACAGGGCATTAAAAAAACAGGGTGTCAGAAGGAGTCCTGCTTTTTTGAGAAGGCAGCGCCTATTCAGTGAAACAGACACTGTATTGGATGGGAAAGCAAAAGAAAAGATTGTAGCGCTCTTAAAGAAGAAGCATTATAGAATCAGAGAACAAGAGAGCAGCATTCTTGCCGAAAAAGGACGTTTTTCCCGCTGGGGTCCGTATGTCAACCACATTGGATTAATTATCTTTCTGATTGGTGCGATGCTGAGATTTGTGCCCGGCATGTACGTTGACGAGACGCTTTGGATCAGAGAAGGCGAAACAGCAGCAATTCCGGGGACAGACGGAAAATATTATTTGAAAAACAATCAATTCAGTGTAGAGACCTATAACAGCAAAACAGAAAAAAAAGTATTCGCAGATGCCATTGACAGAGTCGGGGACGGGAAAGTGGCAAAGAACTTTCAAACAGATGCCGTACTTTACAAGAGAGAAGGAAAAATTGTTTATGGCGAGAAACCGAAGCTGAAAAAAGTAACAGAAGAGGACATCCGCGTCAATGAGCCGCTGCGTTTTGATTCTTTTTCCGTTTACCAGGTGGATTATAAAGAGAATCAGCTTGATCAAATGGTATTCCAGCTGATAGACAAAAAAACAAAAAAATCCTTTGGAAGCTTGAAGATCAACCTTCTGGATCCAGATTCGGTTTATGATCTTGGCAACGGTTACAAAGTTGAAATTGCCAGCTACCTGCCAGACTTCTATTTTAATCAGGATGGAGAGCCGAGCACAAAAACAAAAATCCCTAACAACCCGGCTTTTGTCTTTAATATCATAACGCCGGACAAACCGAAGGGTGAAAAAAGCTTTGTCGCCATCCAAGAAACAATCGAAGGCTCTGGCAGCAATAAATACAAGCTGAAATTTGACCATGTCGAAACGAAAAACATTACCGGACTCACAGTCAGAAAGGATTTGACGCTCTGGGTGCTTGCGGTCGGCGGAGCCATTTTTATGATCGGTGTCATTCAAGGGATGTACTGGCAGCACCGAAGAATCTGGCTGCACTCACAGGACGGCGCAGTCATGGTGGCAGGGCATACGAATAAAAACTGGTATGGCTTAAAGAAGGACTTAGCATTTGTATTGGCCGATTCCGGACTGACTGAACCGGCGGACCAAAAAGAATGAATCAAAACACAGAAATAGGCGAAAAGGGAGTGATGTCATGGCGGAGCTGAGCGGAAATTTTCTTTATGCGGCCTTTCTTGTGTATTTAATCGCTGTCCCGATTTTCGGCGGGGCCATACGCGGGAATAAAGATAAAAAGGGCAAGCCGAACCGATGGGCCAACATTGGAATCACTCTTTCTATCATCGGTTTTCTCTGCCATCTGGGATATTTCATCACGAGGTGGGCTGCGAGCGGCCATGCGCCTGTCAGCAATATGTTTGAATTCACCACCGCCTTTGGCATGATGCTCGTTTTAGCGTTTGTTATTCTTTATTTTATCTATAGATTGCCTTCACTAGGCTTGTTTACGCTGTCCATCGCTTTATTGCTGATTGCATACGCCAGCATGTTTCCGACGGATATCTCGCCCTTAATTCCGTCACTGCAGAGCAATTGGCTGTATATTCACGTAACAACAGCCGCGCTTGGGCAAGCTATACTTGCGATCAGCTTTGTCGCAGGGGTCATCTTTCTTTTGAAGCACGTAGATCAGACAAAACGAAGCAAAAAAACCTTCTGGCTCGAGACGATTATGTTTATATTGGTCACAACCCTCGCGTTTATTGTGGTCACATCAGCATTTCGTTTTGCAGGCTATGAGGCGGAGTTCAACTGGGTGGATAAAAATAAAGAAAAAAGCGTGATGGTGTACGAAATGCCTGCGCTTGTCGGCCCGCATCAAGGAGAGCTCTTGACCGAGGGGAAAATGGATCCGCTTGTGGAGCTTCCTGCTCTTTTCTCAGGCAGAAAGGTGAACACTGTCATTTGGTCATTTGGAGCAGGGTTCATTTTGTACGGCGC
The Bacillus vallismortis genome window above contains:
- the resC gene encoding cytochrome c biogenesis protein ResC, with amino-acid sequence MAELSGNFLYAAFLVYLIAVPIFGGAIRGNKDKKGKPNRWANIGITLSIIGFLCHLGYFITRWAASGHAPVSNMFEFTTAFGMMLVLAFVILYFIYRLPSLGLFTLSIALLLIAYASMFPTDISPLIPSLQSNWLYIHVTTAALGQAILAISFVAGVIFLLKHVDQTKRSKKTFWLETIMFILVTTLAFIVVTSAFRFAGYEAEFNWVDKNKEKSVMVYEMPALVGPHQGELLTEGKMDPLVELPALFSGRKVNTVIWSFGAGFILYGALRLIFRKRISALLHPLVKNVNLDLVDEIGYRAVSIGFPIFTLGALIFAMIWAQLAWTRFWGWDPKEVWALITFLFYAAYLHVRLSRGWHGEKSAWLAVIGFAIIMFNLIFVNLVLAGLHSYA
- the resB gene encoding cytochrome c biogenesis protein ResB — protein: MKRVKCECGHVNPVGTVLCESCGRALQNTQPPLADMRYDGSARRSQTYNKTIIDKIWNFFSSVKVGIWLIVITLAASAFGTIFPQEAYLPPGAQADTYYKEQYGTFGQLYYLLGFHHLYGSWWYLLLIASIGISLVICSLDRVIPLYRALKKQGVRRSPAFLRRQRLFSETDTVLDGKAKEKIVALLKKKHYRIREQESSILAEKGRFSRWGPYVNHIGLIIFLIGAMLRFVPGMYVDETLWIREGETAAIPGTDGKYYLKNNQFSVETYNSKTEKKVFADAIDRVGDGKVAKNFQTDAVLYKREGKIVYGEKPKLKKVTEEDIRVNEPLRFDSFSVYQVDYKENQLDQMVFQLIDKKTKKSFGSLKINLLDPDSVYDLGNGYKVEIASYLPDFYFNQDGEPSTKTKIPNNPAFVFNIITPDKPKGEKSFVAIQETIEGSGSNKYKLKFDHVETKNITGLTVRKDLTLWVLAVGGAIFMIGVIQGMYWQHRRIWLHSQDGAVMVAGHTNKNWYGLKKDLAFVLADSGLTEPADQKE